GCAAGCTGAAGGACGCCGAGAAGGAGATCGAGAAGTTCCGCGCGGAGAAGGTGCTCCAGGCCGCGGCCGGTCTCGCCGAGTCCGCGAAGGACATCCGTGGCATCGCCGTCGTGACCGGCCAGGTCCCGGACGGCACCACCGCCGACGACCTGCGCAAGCTGGTCCTCGACGTGCGTGGCCGTATCCAGGGCGGTCGGGCCGCCGTGGTCGCGCTCTTCACCACGGCCAACGGCAAGCCGCTGACGGTCATCGCCACCAACGAGGCCGCCCGCGAGCGTGGCCTCAAGGCCGGTGACCTGGTCCGCACGGCCGCCAAGACCCTCGGCGGCGGCGGTGGCGGCAAGCCGGACGTCGCCCAGGGCGGCGGCCAGAACCCGGCCGCGATCGGCGAGGCCGTCGAGGCCGTCGAGCGTCTGGTCACGGACACCGCGAAGTGACGATGCGCAGAGGGCGTCGACTCGCGATCGACGTCGGGGACGCCCGGATCGGGGTCGCCTCGTGCGACCCCGACGGGATCCTCGCCACTCCGGTGGAGACGGTCCCGGGCCGGGACGTCCCGGCCGCCCACCGCCGGCTGAAGCAGTTGGTGGAGGAGTACGAACCGATCGAGGTCGTCGTCGGACTCCCCCGCTCCCTCAAGGGGGGCGAGGGCCCGGCCGCGGTCAAGGTACGAGGCTTCGCCCAGGAGCTGGCCAAGGGCATCGCGCCGATCCCCATCCGCCTGGTGGACGAGCGGATGACCACGGTCACGGCCAGCCAGGGACTGCGCGCCTCGGGTGTGAAATCCAAGAAGGGCCGCTCCGTCATCGATCAAGCAGCCGCTGTGATCATCCTTCAGCAGGCGCTCGAATCCGAACGGGTGTCAGGTAAAGCACCCGGAGAGAGCGTCGAAGTGGTCATCTGATCGCGATACGGTAACGTTCCGCGCGATCGCGGCGCTGTTCGAACAGGTGCCGCACAGAGAGAGGCGGAACGGATGCCGAGCCACAAGCCGCGCGACCGCCGCCTCGCGGCTCTAGGGGATCGATGACTGAGTATGGCCGGGGCCAGGAAGGCTCCGAACCGTGGCATCCGCAGGACCCGTATTACGGGGACGGCGGATGGGAAGGGCAGCAGGGCCACGTCGGCCAACAAGCTGCCTACGGCGGCCAGCCGCAGCACTTTCCGCAAGCGCCGCAGCAGCCGGAGTACGGCGACTGGGGCACCGGCCAACAGGCCGACTACGGTCAGGCGCAGCAGCAGTACCAGCAGCAGCACTACGACCAGCAGCACCAGCAGTACGACCCGAGCCAGCAGCAGTACGACCCGAACCAGCAGTACGGCCAGCAGCAGTACGCGCCCCAGCAGCCTCAGCAGCAGTACGACAACAGCGCCTGGGGCACCGGGACGCACACGCATGTCCAGTACACGGACCCCTCGGACCCGTACGGCCAGCAGGCCGCCGCGTACGGCGCCGGTGACCAGCCCGACTACTACGGCACCCCCGACGCGTACCCCCCGCCGGAGCCGCCGAGCCGTCGCCGCGCCGAGCCGGAACCGCAGCGGACGGACTGGGACCCCGGCCCCGACCAGGGCGAACACGCCTTCTTCGCGGGCGGCGGGGACGACGACGGCGCCGACGATGTCGATGACGAGGGCGGTCGTGGCGACCGTAAAGGCCGCGGGGGCAAGAAGCCGAAGAAGCGCCGCAGTGGCTGCGCCTGCCTGGTGGTCGTGCTGGTCTTCGGCGGCGGGCTCGGAGGCATCGGCTATTTCGGCTACCAGTTCTACAAGGATCGTTTCGTCTCGGCGCCGGACTATGCGGGTGACGGTACCGACACGACGGTGTCGATCGTTGTCCAGAAGGGGGCGGGCGGCGCCGACATCGGGCGATTGCTGAAGGCGAAGGGTGTCGTCAAGAGCGTCGACGCGTTCGTTTCTGCGTTCACCCGGAACGAGGGGGAGAAGAAAGTCCAGGCCGGCGCCTATCTGCTGAAGACGCAGATGTCCGCCGAGAGCGCCGTGAAGATGATGCTCGACCCGAAGAGCCAGAATGCCGTGATGGTCACGCCGGGTCAGCGCAATATCGCGGTCTACAAGCTTATCGACGACAAACTCGGCCTGAAGTCCGGTGCCACCCTCAAGGTCGCCAAGGCGGATTACAAGAGCCTCGGACTTCCGGACTGGATGGAAGTCAACAGCGAGATGAAGGACCCGCTGGAGGGCTTCCTGTATCCGGGCACCTATCCGGCGGCCAAGGGCATGAAGCCCGAGACGGTCCTGAAGGACATGGTGGCCGAGGCCACCAACAAGTACGACTCGCTCGACCTGGAAGCCAAGGCCAAGACGCTCAAGCTCGACAGCCCGATGGACATCATCACCATCGCGAGCCTTGTCCAGGCCGAGGGCAAGACCACCGACGACTACCGCAAGATGGCGGAAGTGGTCTACAACCGCCTCGACTACGCGAACCAGCAGACCTATGGATCGCTCCAGTTCGACTCGACGTACAACTACGCGAAGAACGAGAGCAACATCGACATCAGCGAGTCGGAGATCAGCAAGGACAAGGACCCGTACAACACGTACACCAACAAGGGTCTGCCGCCCGGCCCGATCGGGAACCCGGGCGCCGACGCGCTCAAGTCGACGCTGAATCCCACCGACGACGGCTGGTACTACTTCGTGGCGACCGACGGCGTGAGCAAGACAGAATTCGCCAAAACGCACGCAGAGTTCCTGAGACTCAAGGAAAAGTTCGATGAAAGCAGGGGCAACTGACGCCCGCCGGGCCGCTGTGCTCGGTTCGCCCATCACCCACTCCCTCTCCCCGGTGCTCCATCGAACCGCGTACGAGGAACTGGGGCTCAAGGGCTGGTCGTACGACCGCTTCGAGATCGACGAGGCCGCGTTGCCCGGGTTCTTCGCGGAACTCGGGCCCGAGTGGGCCGGACTGTCGCTGACCATGCCGCTGAAGCGGGCCGTCATCCCGCTGCTCGACGAGATCAGCGAGACGGCCGCCTCGGTCGAGGCGGTCAACACGGTCGTGTTCACCGAGGACGGCCGCAAGGTCGGCGACAACACCGACATCCCCGGCATGGTCGCGGCGCTGCGTGAGCACGGCATCGAGACGGTGGACTCCGCCGCGATCCTCGGCGCCGGCGCGACGGCGTCCTCGGCGCTGGCCGCGCTGGCCCGGGTCTGCACCGGTGAGGTGGTCGTCTACGTCCGCAGCGAGGCCCGCGCCGCCGAGATGCGGCAGTGGGGGGAGCGGCTGGACGTGGAAGTCCGTACGGAGGACTGGTCCGCGGCGGCCGACGCACTGCACCGGCCTCTGGTGATCGCCACCACCCCGGCCGGCACCACGGACGCCCTGGCCTCCGTGGTCCCGGAGCGGCCCACCACCCTCTTCGACGTGCTGTACGAGCCGTGGCCCACCCAGCTCGCGGCGCGCTGGTCGATGTTCGGCGGGGCCGTCGTCAGCGGCCTCGACCTGCTGGTGCACCAGGCGGTGCTCCAGGTCGAGCAGATGACGGGGCACCGACCCGCCCCCGTGGACGCCATGCGGAAAGCGGGCGAGCAGGCGCTGGCGGCCCGCTAGGAACCTCCGGATTCCGCAGGGGGAACCACGCGGCAGAGTGACGGCATCGCCTGAGCCTTGCTAGTGGATGGCCGTCCGCCTGGTGGACCGGCGGCCGGACATGTCCGTGGGACGTGGGAGGATCGAAGGTGGCGGGCCCGGGCCGCGCACCTGGTCACGCCATTGCCGTACGCGAGGACGCGCGTACGCAGGGCAGTACGAGGGCGCGAGCATAGAGGAGCACCGTTGAGCAGGTTGCGCTGGCTGACCGCGGGGGAGTCCCACGGTCCCGCACTCGTAGCGACGCTGGAGGGTCTGCCCGCCGGCGTGCCGATCACCACGGAGATGGTGGCGGACCACCTGGCCCGGCGTCGGCTCGGCTATGGACGCGGTGCCCGGATGAAGTTCGAGCAGGACCAGGTCACCTTCCTCGGTGGCGTCCGGCACGGCCTCACCCTCGGCTCGCCGGTCGCCGTCATGGTGGGCAACACCGAGTGGCCCAAGTGGGAGCAGGTCATGTCGGCCGACCCGGTGGACGAGGAGATCCTCGCCGGGCTCGCCCGTAACGCCCCGCTGACTCGCCCGCGTCCTGGTCATGCCGACCTCGCGGGGATGCAGAAGTACGGCTTTGACGAGGCTAGGCCGATCCTGGAGCGTGCCTCGGCGCGTGAGACGGCGGCGCGGGTGGCGCTGGGCGCGGTCGCCCGGTCGTACCTGAAGGAGACGGCCGGGATCGAGATCGTCAGCCATGTCATCGAGCTGTGTTCGGTGAAGGCGCCGCAGGGTGTGTACCCGACCCCGGCCGATGTGGAGAAGCTGGACGCCGATCCGCTGCGCTGCCTGGACGCGGACACGTCGAAGGCGATGGTGGCGGAGGTCGATCAGGCCCACAAGGACGGCGACACCCTCGGTGGTGTGGTCGAGGTCCTGGCCTACGGCGTCCCGGTCGGCCTCGGCTCACACGTCCACTGGGACCGCAAGCTGGACGCCCGCCTCGCCGGTGCGCTCATGGGCATCCAGGCCATCAAGGGTGTCGAGATCGGCGACGGGTTCGAGCTCGCGCGCGTGCCCGGTTCCAAGGCGCACGACGAGATCGTCAACACGCCCGAGGGCATCCGCCGCGTCTCCGGCCGCTCCGGCGGTACCGAGGGCGGCCTGACCACCGGCGAACTGCTGCGCGTGCGCGCCGCGATGAAGCCCATCGCCACCGTGCCCCGCGCCCTCCAGACCGTGGATGTGACCACCGGTGAGGCGGCTCCCGCCAACCACCAGCGTTCCGACGTCTCCGCGGTCCCGGCGGCCGGGATCGTCGCCGAGGCGATGGTGGCGCTCGTCCTCGCGGACGCGGTCGCCGAGAAGTTCGGCGGCGACAACGTCGTCGAGACCCGCCGCAACGTCCAGTCGTACCTCGACCACCTGGCCATCCGATGAGCCCTCGGGTGGTGCTCGTCGGCCCGATGGGCGTGGGCAAGTCCACCGTCGGGCAGCTGCTCGCCGAGCGGCTCGGAGTGAGCTACCGGGACACCGACGACGACATCGTCGCCGAGCAGGACCGGACCGTCGCCGAGATCTTCGTCGACGAGGGCGAGCCCGCCTTCCGTGCCATCGAGAAGGCGGCCGTACAGCGGGCGCTGACCGAGCACGACGGCGTCCTCGCCCTCGGCGGCGGCGCGATCCTCGACGAGGACACGCGCGCGTCGCTCGCCGGGCTGCCGGTCGTCTACCTCTCGATGGACGTCGAGGAGGCCGTCAAGCGCACCGGCCTCAACGCGGCCCGCCCGCTGCTCGCGGTCAACCCGCGCAAGCAGTGGCGCGAGCTGATGGAGGCGCGGCGGCACCTCTACGAGGGGATCGCCACGGCGGTCGTCGCGACGGACGGTCGTACGCCCGAAGAAGTCACCGAAGTCGCCCTGGACGCACTGGAGTTGAAGCAGGCATGAGTGAGGCAGTGACCCGGATCCAGGTCGGCGGCACCGCGGGCAGCGAGCCGTACGAGGTCCTGGTGGGTCGTCAACTCCTGGGCGAGCTCGGCGGGTTGATCGGCGAGAAGGCCAAGCGGGTGGCGATCGTGCACCCCGAGGCGCTCGCCGAGACCGGCGAAGCGCTGCGGGGCGACCTTGCCGAGCAGGGCTACGACGTCGTCGCCATCCAGGTGCCCAACGCGGAGGAGGCCAAGACCGCCGAGGTCGCCGCCTACTGCTGGAAGGCGCTCGGGCAGTCCGGCTTCACCCGCACCGACGTCGTCGTCGGCGTCGGCGGTGGCGCGACCACGGACCTCGCCGGCTTCGTGGCCGCCACCTGGCTGCGCGGGGTGCGCTGGATCGCCATCCCCACCACCGTCCTGGCGATGGTGGACGCGGCCGTCGGCGGCAAGACCGGCATCAACACCGCCGAGGGCAAGAACCTCGTCGGCGCCTTCCACCCGCCGGCCGGCGTCCTGTGCGACCTGGCCGCGCTGGACTCCCTCCCGGTCAACGACTACGTCTCCGGCCTCGCCGAGATCATCAAGGCCGGCTTCATCGCCGACCCGGCGATCCTGGAGCTCATCGAGTCCGACCCGCAGGCCGCGCGCACCCCGGCCGGCCCGCACACGGCCGAACTGATCGAGCGGTCCATCCGGGTCAAGGCCGAGGTGGTCTCCTCCGACCTCAAGGAGTCGGGCCTGCGGGAGATCCTCAACTACGGCCACACGCTCGCCCACGCCATCGAGAAGAACGAGCGCTACAAGTGGCGGCACGGCGCCGCGGTCTCCGTCGGCATGCACTTCGCCGCCGAACTCGGCCGCCTGGCGGGCCGGTTGGACGACGCGACGGCGGACCGCCACCGTACGGTCCTCGAGTCGGTCGGCCTGCCGCTGCACTACCGTTACGACCAGTGGCCCAAGCTGCTGGAGACCATGAAGGTCGACAAGAAGTCCCGCGGTGACCTGCTGCGCTTCATCGTCCTGGACGGACTGGGCAAGCCCACCGTCATGGAGGGCCCGGACCCGGCCGTCCTGCTGGCCGCGTACGGAGAAGTGGGCCAGTAGCCGGCCGCGGCACCCTCCGTCCCATGTGCCTTACGGTCCCGGGCACTTAGGGCCGTCCCCGGCCGTTCACCAAACGGCGACCGGGGACGGTACCGTTCGGTAAGGAGTGGGTCCGTACCCGCTCCGCCAGCGCCAATTGCCTTGTACGAGACGGAGTGGCACCGGATGCAGCACGCAGTGGGTTCTCCGCTGCCGCCGCCCCATCAGCCGGGGCACGGACCGGCCGTCGGCTGGTCGCCGGCCGCACACCACCCGGGGCCCCAGCACCCGGGCGCGCACCAGGGCCCGGCCCCGGTGCCCCCACCGCCCCCCGCTCCGGGTTTCGTGCCGTCGCACCAGCCCCCACCCCAGCACCCCTCCGCGCCCCCCGCCCCGCCGCACCAGCCGGCGGCACAGCACCCGTCGGCGCCCCCGGCCCCGGACACCACCGGTCATGTCCCGCTGCCGCCCGGCGGCCCGGTCGGCGTTCCCAGCAGCCCGTCCGCCGCGGCCCTGCCCGACCCGGCGGCCACGACCCTCGCGGTGCTGCTCATCGGCCCGGCCGGCGCGGGCAAGACCAGCGTCGCCAAGTACTGGGCCGAGCACCGCCGGGTGCCCACCGCCCACATCAGCCTCGACGACGTCCGCGAATGGGTCCGTTCCGGTTTCGCCGACCCCCAGTCCGGCTGGAACGACCACTCCGAGGCCCAGTACCGCCTGGCGCGCCGCACCTGCGGCTTCGCCGCCCGCAACTTCCTGGCCAACGGCATCTCCTGCATCCTCGACGACGCCGTCTTCCCGGACCGCCCGGTGGTCGGCCTCGGCGGCTGGAAGCGCCATGTGGGCCCCGGGCTGCTGCCCGTGGTCCTGCTGCCGGGCCTGGAGATCGTCCTGGAGCGCAACGCCGAGCGCTCGGGCAACCGCCGCCTCACGGACGAGGAGGTCGCGCGGATCCACGGCCGTATGGCGGGGTGGTACGGGTCGGGCCTGCCGATCATCGACAACTCGCAGTTGGACGTACCGCAGACGGCCCAGGTGCTGGACGACGTACTCGCACGTTCCATCGCAAGCCCACCTAGCTGGTAAAGGCTTTTGGCTTTTTAGGGGCGCGGCGAACTGCGCGACAAGCCCCACGGTCCCCAGACGGCTCACAACCACACATGACGCCCCGTCCCCCGAACGCTCTCTCAACCGGCACAAACCAGACACCGCTCCTACGCTCGTGTCATGTCAGAGGTCTACGCGGCCCGCCGCTCCAAACTGAGGGCACAGTGCAACGCCGCCGGCAGCTCGGCAGCGCTCGTCACGCGCCCCGCCAACGTGCGCTACCTGTCCGGCGCCGCCCCCCGGGGCGCCGTCCTGCTGCTCGGCAAGACTGAGGACCTGCTCGTGTGCGTCGGCCCACCGGAGGACCGTCCCACCGACGGCCGCCCGGACGAGGCGCTACGGGTGCACACCCTGCCCGGCGCCGGAGGCGACCCCGCCGTCGCCGCGGCCGACTTCGGCGCGGCGCAGGGCGCGGACTCGCTCGCCGTGGAGGAACATCACCTCACGGTGGCCCGGCACAGGGAGATCCGCTCCGTCGTCCCACGTCTGCGCCTCGCCGAACTGGGCGGTGCCGTGGAGCAGCTCCGCGTCGTCAAGGACGAGGAGGAGATCTCCTGCCTGCGCATCGGCGCCGAGATCGCCGACCAGGCCCTCGGTGAACTCCTCGAATCCATCCTCGTCGGCCGTACCGAACGGCATCTCGCCCTCGAACTCGAGCGCCGCCTAGTCGACCACGGCGCCGACGGACCCGCCTTCCCCACCTCCGTCGCCACCGGCCCCCACTCCGGCCGGCGCGCTCACCACCCCACCGACCGGCGCGTGGAGGAGGG
This DNA window, taken from Streptomyces sp. NBC_00663, encodes the following:
- the ruvX gene encoding Holliday junction resolvase RuvX, with translation MRRGRRLAIDVGDARIGVASCDPDGILATPVETVPGRDVPAAHRRLKQLVEEYEPIEVVVGLPRSLKGGEGPAAVKVRGFAQELAKGIAPIPIRLVDERMTTVTASQGLRASGVKSKKGRSVIDQAAAVIILQQALESERVSGKAPGESVEVVI
- the mltG gene encoding endolytic transglycosylase MltG, which produces MTEYGRGQEGSEPWHPQDPYYGDGGWEGQQGHVGQQAAYGGQPQHFPQAPQQPEYGDWGTGQQADYGQAQQQYQQQHYDQQHQQYDPSQQQYDPNQQYGQQQYAPQQPQQQYDNSAWGTGTHTHVQYTDPSDPYGQQAAAYGAGDQPDYYGTPDAYPPPEPPSRRRAEPEPQRTDWDPGPDQGEHAFFAGGGDDDGADDVDDEGGRGDRKGRGGKKPKKRRSGCACLVVVLVFGGGLGGIGYFGYQFYKDRFVSAPDYAGDGTDTTVSIVVQKGAGGADIGRLLKAKGVVKSVDAFVSAFTRNEGEKKVQAGAYLLKTQMSAESAVKMMLDPKSQNAVMVTPGQRNIAVYKLIDDKLGLKSGATLKVAKADYKSLGLPDWMEVNSEMKDPLEGFLYPGTYPAAKGMKPETVLKDMVAEATNKYDSLDLEAKAKTLKLDSPMDIITIASLVQAEGKTTDDYRKMAEVVYNRLDYANQQTYGSLQFDSTYNYAKNESNIDISESEISKDKDPYNTYTNKGLPPGPIGNPGADALKSTLNPTDDGWYYFVATDGVSKTEFAKTHAEFLRLKEKFDESRGN
- a CDS encoding shikimate dehydrogenase, translating into MKAGATDARRAAVLGSPITHSLSPVLHRTAYEELGLKGWSYDRFEIDEAALPGFFAELGPEWAGLSLTMPLKRAVIPLLDEISETAASVEAVNTVVFTEDGRKVGDNTDIPGMVAALREHGIETVDSAAILGAGATASSALAALARVCTGEVVVYVRSEARAAEMRQWGERLDVEVRTEDWSAAADALHRPLVIATTPAGTTDALASVVPERPTTLFDVLYEPWPTQLAARWSMFGGAVVSGLDLLVHQAVLQVEQMTGHRPAPVDAMRKAGEQALAAR
- the aroC gene encoding chorismate synthase — translated: MSRLRWLTAGESHGPALVATLEGLPAGVPITTEMVADHLARRRLGYGRGARMKFEQDQVTFLGGVRHGLTLGSPVAVMVGNTEWPKWEQVMSADPVDEEILAGLARNAPLTRPRPGHADLAGMQKYGFDEARPILERASARETAARVALGAVARSYLKETAGIEIVSHVIELCSVKAPQGVYPTPADVEKLDADPLRCLDADTSKAMVAEVDQAHKDGDTLGGVVEVLAYGVPVGLGSHVHWDRKLDARLAGALMGIQAIKGVEIGDGFELARVPGSKAHDEIVNTPEGIRRVSGRSGGTEGGLTTGELLRVRAAMKPIATVPRALQTVDVTTGEAAPANHQRSDVSAVPAAGIVAEAMVALVLADAVAEKFGGDNVVETRRNVQSYLDHLAIR
- a CDS encoding shikimate kinase encodes the protein MSPRVVLVGPMGVGKSTVGQLLAERLGVSYRDTDDDIVAEQDRTVAEIFVDEGEPAFRAIEKAAVQRALTEHDGVLALGGGAILDEDTRASLAGLPVVYLSMDVEEAVKRTGLNAARPLLAVNPRKQWRELMEARRHLYEGIATAVVATDGRTPEEVTEVALDALELKQA
- the aroB gene encoding 3-dehydroquinate synthase translates to MSEAVTRIQVGGTAGSEPYEVLVGRQLLGELGGLIGEKAKRVAIVHPEALAETGEALRGDLAEQGYDVVAIQVPNAEEAKTAEVAAYCWKALGQSGFTRTDVVVGVGGGATTDLAGFVAATWLRGVRWIAIPTTVLAMVDAAVGGKTGINTAEGKNLVGAFHPPAGVLCDLAALDSLPVNDYVSGLAEIIKAGFIADPAILELIESDPQAARTPAGPHTAELIERSIRVKAEVVSSDLKESGLREILNYGHTLAHAIEKNERYKWRHGAAVSVGMHFAAELGRLAGRLDDATADRHRTVLESVGLPLHYRYDQWPKLLETMKVDKKSRGDLLRFIVLDGLGKPTVMEGPDPAVLLAAYGEVGQ
- a CDS encoding Pro-rich N-terminal domain-containing protein, which encodes MQHAVGSPLPPPHQPGHGPAVGWSPAAHHPGPQHPGAHQGPAPVPPPPPAPGFVPSHQPPPQHPSAPPAPPHQPAAQHPSAPPAPDTTGHVPLPPGGPVGVPSSPSAAALPDPAATTLAVLLIGPAGAGKTSVAKYWAEHRRVPTAHISLDDVREWVRSGFADPQSGWNDHSEAQYRLARRTCGFAARNFLANGISCILDDAVFPDRPVVGLGGWKRHVGPGLLPVVLLPGLEIVLERNAERSGNRRLTDEEVARIHGRMAGWYGSGLPIIDNSQLDVPQTAQVLDDVLARSIASPPSW
- a CDS encoding aminopeptidase P family protein; its protein translation is MSEVYAARRSKLRAQCNAAGSSAALVTRPANVRYLSGAAPRGAVLLLGKTEDLLVCVGPPEDRPTDGRPDEALRVHTLPGAGGDPAVAAADFGAAQGADSLAVEEHHLTVARHREIRSVVPRLRLAELGGAVEQLRVVKDEEEISCLRIGAEIADQALGELLESILVGRTERHLALELERRLVDHGADGPAFPTSVATGPHSGRRAHHPTDRRVEEGDFLSVCLGATYRGYRCEIGRTFVIGTSPADWQIELYDLVFAAQRAGRESLAPGAAYRDVDRAARQVLDSAGYGERLPTLTGHGVGLEIDEDPQLAPAAMGKLDACVPVTVEPGVHLPGRGGVRIDDTLVVRPEADGGPELLTITTKELLAL